The genomic DNA GTTCTGATGGGTTGAGGGCGGCGCAAGGTGCGCCGCACTCGAAGGCGGCGCAGGGGTGCGCCGCAGTCCATAAGATCCTGCCTCAACCACAATCAGCGAAGCTGGTGAAGGCGGGCTGGAAGCCCGCGGTACTGCGCGGAGCGGAGACATTGCGCGAGCTCGTCACGGGGCGGCTCGGCAGGCGCCTCGCCCTCCCGGTGATGGGGGGAATCGCGCAAGCTGGCTCCTGAATCCTGGCTCCTGGATCCTGAATCCTGAATCCTGCCTAGCTTCGGTAGTCCGCGTTGAGCGAGACGTAGTCGTGCCCGAGGTCGGAGCTGAGCACGGTGGCGCGTCCTGGGCCGTTGCCGAGGGAGAGAGTGACCGGAACGCGCTCACGGGAGAAGATCCGCGCGGCGTCCTTTTCCCGGTACCCGTTCGGCTCGCCGTTCTCGATGAGCGTCAGCGGTCCGATCCGGAGCGAGACTTTCTTCGGTGAGAATTTTGCGCCGCTTCGTCCGACGGCCGCCAGAATCCGGCCCCAGTTCGGGTCGCCGCCGTGCAGCGCGGTCTTGACCAGAGGAGACGTTGCAATGGCATGCGCGGCGAGCTTTGCATCCCGGTGCGTTCTCGCTCCCGAAACCTCGACCTCCATCACGCGGATCGCCCCTTCACCGTCGCGCACGATCATCCAGGCGAGCTCGCGACAGACGCTCTTCAGCGCACCGAGAAACGCCGCACTCTCTTCGCCCCCGGCCATCGGGTCCCCTTCGAGACTTCCCGATGCGAGGAGGAAGACCGAGTCGTTCGTCGATGTGTCGCCGTCGACGGAGATCGCGTTGAAGCTTTCGGCTGCTGCCTCGACGAGAGCCTTCTTCAGGAAGGCCGGAGTCGCCGGCGCGTCGGTCATGATGAATGCGAGCATCGTCGCCATGTTCGGGTGGATCATCCCCGCCCCCTTGGCGACTCCGACGATCCGGGCACGCGTACCGTTCCAGTTGAACGTCGCGCGGGCGACTTTCGGACCGACGTCGGTGGTCAGGATCGCATGCGAGGCGGCGTCGACTCCGGTGGCCGAGAGCCGGTTGAAAGCCTCCGGAAGAGCAGACCGGACCCGGGTGTCGTCGAGAGTGACGCCGATGACGCCGGTCGAGGCGAGAAGGACCTCGTTCGGATCGCAGCCGAGCAGCTCGGCCGTCCGGCTCTGCACGCGCTTCGCCGCCTCGAATCCTTCGCGACCGGTGACTGCGTTCGCGCATCCGGCGTTGACGACGACCGCGCGCGCCCGTCCCGAAGACGCTTTGAGCGAGCGCTTCGAGATGTCGACCGGTGCCGCGGTGAAGCGGTTGGTCGTGAAGATCGCCGCGGCATTCGCGCCGTTCTCGGCGACGATCAGAGCGAGGTCGGGGCGCTTCTTTCGAAGACCCGCACGAATCCCCGACGCGACGAAACCCTTCGGCAGTCTCATCGCCCGCTCTCCCGGTTCTGCTTCGCGCGTGCCTTCTCGATTCTCTTCAGAGCGGTCGCTGCGGCCTTTCGGACGCGTTTCGGCGAAGTTCCGCCGGTCGCGGCTTTTCGGGCGACCGCCCGCGTCGCGTCGAGCTCGCGAAGATCCTCTTTCGTGATCTTTCCATCGGGCCCGAGCTCTGCCAGCGTGACGCCCTTCCGGATGGCCTCGCCGATGCGACGGCTGACGATCTCGTGCGCTTCGCGAAACGGGACATCTCGCGATGCCATCGAGTCCATGACCGCCGTCGAAAGAAGAAGATCGCTCGACGCTGCGGCTTTCATCCGCTCGCGATCGATGGTGAGCCCGATGACGAGTCTTCCGAGAGCGGGAAGCAGCGACTCGAGCAGCTCGAACGAGCGGAAGAGCGGTTCCTTGTCGAGCTGCAGATCCTTGTTGTAGGCGAGGGGAAGGCCGTGCATCAGCGTCAGGAATCCGCTCAGCTCACCGGCGGATCTCGCGGCGTGTGCGCGAACGAGCTCGAGAAGATCCGGATTCTTCTTCTGCGGCATCCGGGATGAACCGGTCGCGAGCGCGTCGGGGAACTCGACGTACGCCGTTTCGTCGGCCGAGAAGAAGATGAGGTCGGCAGCCATGCGCGAAAGGTGGCTCAGAAGCATGGAGCAGGCAAAGAGCGCGTCGGCTTCGAAGTCGCGGCTCGCGACGGAGTCGAGCGAGTTGCCGGTGGGCCGGCTGAATCCGAGCTCGCGGGCGAGCGATTCGCGGTCGATGTCGATCGGGGTACCGGCAACGGCGCCGCTGCCGAGCGGGCATTCGTCGCCGCGCTCGAGTGCCGATTCGAAGCGATCCACGTCTCGGAGGAGCATCTCGACGTACGCGAGGCACCAGTGCCCGAAGGTGACCGGCTCCGCCTGCTTGAGATGCGTGTATCCCGGCATGATCGAGTCGTGCTCTTCCTCTGCTTTGCGGGCGAGCGCCTCGGTGAGATCGAGGACCGGTTCGATCGCGTCGTTCACGGCCTCGCGGAGCCAGAGCCGGAGATCGGTTGCGACCTGATCGTTGCGCGAGCGGCCGGTATGAAGCTTCTTCGCGAGCGGCCCGACGATCTCCCCGAGGGCCGATTCGACGTACGAATGGACGTCCTCGTGGTCGTCGAGCGGGAGATTCTCCGTCCCCTTCTTCGCGATCGCTCGAAGCCCCTTCACGATCTTCGCGGCTTCCGCTTCCGTCAGAACCCCGGCCTGCTCGAGAGCGTGCGCCCACGCGATCGATCCTTGGACGTCGGCGTCGAGGAGGCGGTAGTCGACCGGGAACGAATCGTTCAGACGCTTCATCAGCGGATCCGTCTCCGTTTCGAACCTCCCGCCCCACATCGACTTTCGTGACATCGTATTCGTCAGCCCTTCGCGGCGATTGTATCGACCGCGATCGGTGCGAGGCGATGCCGCCCCTTCGTCGGAAGGCCGAAGAGCCGGATGAATCCGGCGGCATCGGTCGCGTCGTAGCCCGTCATGTCGAACGAAGCGAGGTCGTGCGAATA from Acidobacteriota bacterium includes the following:
- the argJ gene encoding bifunctional glutamate N-acetyltransferase/amino-acid acetyltransferase ArgJ gives rise to the protein MRLPKGFVASGIRAGLRKKRPDLALIVAENGANAAAIFTTNRFTAAPVDISKRSLKASSGRARAVVVNAGCANAVTGREGFEAAKRVQSRTAELLGCDPNEVLLASTGVIGVTLDDTRVRSALPEAFNRLSATGVDAASHAILTTDVGPKVARATFNWNGTRARIVGVAKGAGMIHPNMATMLAFIMTDAPATPAFLKKALVEAAAESFNAISVDGDTSTNDSVFLLASGSLEGDPMAGGEESAAFLGALKSVCRELAWMIVRDGEGAIRVMEVEVSGARTHRDAKLAAHAIATSPLVKTALHGGDPNWGRILAAVGRSGAKFSPKKVSLRIGPLTLIENGEPNGYREKDAARIFSRERVPVTLSLGNGPGRATVLSSDLGHDYVSLNADYRS
- the argH gene encoding argininosuccinate lyase, whose product is MKRLNDSFPVDYRLLDADVQGSIAWAHALEQAGVLTEAEAAKIVKGLRAIAKKGTENLPLDDHEDVHSYVESALGEIVGPLAKKLHTGRSRNDQVATDLRLWLREAVNDAIEPVLDLTEALARKAEEEHDSIMPGYTHLKQAEPVTFGHWCLAYVEMLLRDVDRFESALERGDECPLGSGAVAGTPIDIDRESLARELGFSRPTGNSLDSVASRDFEADALFACSMLLSHLSRMAADLIFFSADETAYVEFPDALATGSSRMPQKKNPDLLELVRAHAARSAGELSGFLTLMHGLPLAYNKDLQLDKEPLFRSFELLESLLPALGRLVIGLTIDRERMKAAASSDLLLSTAVMDSMASRDVPFREAHEIVSRRIGEAIRKGVTLAELGPDGKITKEDLRELDATRAVARKAATGGTSPKRVRKAAATALKRIEKARAKQNRESGR